In Candidatus Babeliales bacterium, the following proteins share a genomic window:
- a CDS encoding HIT domain-containing protein has product MEKLYSPWRNSYVRGVHGEKKDGNENDCPFCAQYAAHNDAYYGILLRAKHHFVMMNAYPYSGGHLLITSNEHTPGIEEFSKESRAELMELASFASAVLKKELNAQGVNLGANLGKAAGAGIPAHFHFHVLPRWIGDTNFFPLIGETKQVGTDLKKIYEQLLPEFGAFLQKRV; this is encoded by the coding sequence ATGGAAAAATTATATTCTCCGTGGCGTAATTCGTACGTTCGTGGCGTCCATGGTGAGAAAAAAGATGGAAACGAAAATGACTGTCCTTTTTGCGCCCAATATGCGGCACATAATGACGCTTATTATGGTATTTTGCTCAGAGCGAAACATCATTTTGTAATGATGAACGCGTATCCATATTCTGGTGGACATCTGCTTATCACATCAAACGAACATACCCCAGGAATCGAAGAATTTAGCAAAGAGTCGCGGGCAGAATTAATGGAACTTGCATCATTTGCGTCAGCAGTATTGAAAAAAGAGCTCAACGCTCAAGGAGTTAATTTAGGAGCAAATTTAGGAAAAGCGGCAGGCGCCGGCATTCCTGCCCATTTTCATTTTCATGTGCTTCCACGTTGGATTGGTGATACTAATTTTTTCCCCTTAATTGGAGAAACTAAACAAGTAGGCACCGATTTGAAAAAGATTTATGAACAACTACTGCCAGAATTTGGTGCATTCTTGCAGAAGCGGGTATAG